The genome window GTCGATGCCTACAAAGTTCCGGAAAAACGTGTGGGTCAAACGCGGCACTTACGTCCTAGTGGAGCCAATTGAAGAAGGTGTTAAAGTGAAAGCTGAAATCGTGCGAATACTGAGCGATGAgcatattaaatattttaaaaaggaCAACGTGTGGCCCCCGGAATTCGACGACAGCACAAAGGACAATACTAGTGGTAGTGATGAGGATTTGGTAGTGAATACCAATAGACGACTACATGTAGTAAGCAGTGACGAGTCGTCGACAAGTGAGAGTGATGAGGTTAGCGACAGGGACGATAGTGATGAGGTTGGTGACAGGGACCTTAACGATTGCGATAACAAaccataatttttattgtagacTTGTATGGATTAAACTTGTTACACAACTTGTCGCATCCCTTTTTGAATCTTCTTCTGTACTATGTTTGTTATATTTCCGTCTACGTTTGTCAACGGTTGGTCTTTACGAACGGCCAACTGAAATacacacaaatttaaaattgttaaatatattagtttttttgtttcttaccTCTATTTGTTGTACTAGGCGAACTTCTTCTGGTCCAGAGATAAAATTGGTCGCTTTACAGGACCGAGTGCTTCCCAGTCTCCCAATCCTGCCGATTCGATGTAAATAATCAGCCGCGTATAGTGGGAAATCGTAGTTTAGGACGTGCGTTACTTGCGTCGTGTCCAACCCTCTCGAACCTACGTCAGTTGCAGACAGTATCTGGGTCTCGCCCTTGATAAAACTGTTCCATTGTTCCACCCTAATTGCGTACTTCATGTCGCCGTTTATGTTGGAACAAGGCACTCCGTTCTCTCTTAGGAACATGGCAAGCCAGTTACAAGTCTCATTTCGATTTGTGAAAATCAGCATTGgatgtttgttatttttggcgatTTGTAAGAGATTTGAAGGTTTCGCTGATCGGGTCATTCTCATGAACTTCTGTGTAATGTTCAAGGGTGgtttgtgtaattttggcgACGTTAATTGCTGTAAATGTGGCTCGAGCGGTTTTAGACAGTCAGGTAATGATTTAGGCAAGGTTGCCGAAACTAGGATAATTTTTGATTGGGGAACCTTTTTGTATAATGAACCGATTCGATCTACGAAACTGTCATCCACTAAAGTATCAGCTTCATCAAAGACTGTGTACAAAACATGATTTAATCGGTACACTCCCACTGTACTTAGTTTGCCTAAGGCTCCAGGAGTTCCTACCAAAATGTGGATTTGGTCAAATTCAGGGTTCATCATGATTCTTTTAGTACGTCCTCCGACGATTACTTTTACTTTCAGATCGACCGCTTCTGCTAACGTCTCTGCCATTTCTCCTACTTGATAAGCCAACTCCCTGTTTGGCACAAGAATTAATGCTCGAGGGGTGTTCATTTCTTCTACCTTCGTACCAATCAATTGCTGAATGATTGGTACCAAGTATGATATTGTTTTTCCACAACCAGTCTCTGCAGCAAACATTAGATGTTTATCTTGAGTAATTAATGGAAACGCATTTGCCTGATATGTTGTAGCTCCTTTAATATTACGTTTGCTTAAAGCTTTTATTAGATTTGAATCAATATTCAATTGATTGAATGGTATCATTTCCTCTTCATAATTTGCATGAACTGGATTTATTGTAAAACTGTCACCTTTTGATTTGGAATGATTCCAACCTTTAGAGGCTAAACCTATTGCATCTAAGTTATGGTATTCCATATTTGCGTAATGATTTAAATGACTATGTTTGCAACTTATTATACACTGGGCCTCCGTACGTTTTAGCTTAGGTAAACTTGATAGGGTTCGGATTTGTTCCTTATAAATTTTGGAAAGGTTTTTGGTAAATTGTTTTGCTGCATGcattgacatttttgtaaattatttttatactccAGTTTTCTTACAAAGGTTGTCAGGTTCTCTTATGTAATctaaaacagttttttgttttaataaaatttgaaatatattaaTCTTACctttaaatacaatttttcaaaatttacgtcttctaaccttaaaattaaaatttaagtaagatgaactgtcaaatgtcaaaatactGTCAACAAACATGGGTAGAGTGTAGAGTATAGGACAAATTAAATGTGTCAGTAGCAAAGAGCAAAAGAGTACACTCTTCGAGTGTTTTATATTCGGTGGTAGCTACTTTAGTTTTTAACACTAACTTCTTTACGATCGAAATTTGTGTTATAATTGAAGCTTATCAATTCCGGTTGAAAGCAGTgataaaaaagacaaaaaaactttgcgaaaatattttattagaaaTAGAATAATACAACGAAGCTGTAACAGGTATGTTACTTTCAACAAATACAACTTAACACAAAAAAGTGTTGTAGACTGGAAAAGCAACAAATCCTGCCACGGCTTCATGTACATTttgctaattatttttttaaataatttgaatagtGATATTTTTGTTGATTGCATCTTATACAAtaagtatgtatgtaatttattaaatataacgTTTACACAATAGAAAACAATTTAACAATTGAAAACTGAAAGTCGACATCTATTATAGCGAATACTTTTGGCACACATCTGCATTTTTGTTCATGTTAAAATCAGAGTCCGCACAAGGTCTAccgtaattttgaatttcctcaTTATGCAAGGATATGtgtatcaaaaaatattcactcTGTATGCAAGACCATTTTGGGTAGACCCGGACGTCACATTTGtctttaaataaaaagtatAATCTATTACACGTCGAGTTTAAACTGATAACACCATAAACTATATAAATTA of Tenebrio molitor chromosome 6, icTenMoli1.1, whole genome shotgun sequence contains these proteins:
- the LOC138133914 gene encoding probable RNA-binding protein EIF1AD, whose amino-acid sequence is MSKRTKRKHVFKEVLDDDMSLPTDNQTIVRIKNTRGNNLHEVCAPDQSSYLASMPTKFRKNVWVKRGTYVLVEPIEEGVKVKAEIVRILSDEHIKYFKKDNVWPPEFDDSTKDNTSGSDEDLVVNTNRRLHVVSSDESSTSESDEVSDRDDSDEVGDRDLNDCDNKP
- the Dbp21E2 gene encoding probable ATP-dependent RNA helicase DDX28, yielding MSMHAAKQFTKNLSKIYKEQIRTLSSLPKLKRTEAQCIISCKHSHLNHYANMEYHNLDAIGLASKGWNHSKSKGDSFTINPVHANYEEEMIPFNQLNIDSNLIKALSKRNIKGATTYQANAFPLITQDKHLMFAAETGCGKTISYLVPIIQQLIGTKVEEMNTPRALILVPNRELAYQVGEMAETLAEAVDLKVKVIVGGRTKRIMMNPEFDQIHILVGTPGALGKLSTVGVYRLNHVLYTVFDEADTLVDDSFVDRIGSLYKKVPQSKIILVSATLPKSLPDCLKPLEPHLQQLTSPKLHKPPLNITQKFMRMTRSAKPSNLLQIAKNNKHPMLIFTNRNETCNWLAMFLRENGVPCSNINGDMKYAIRVEQWNSFIKGETQILSATDVGSRGLDTTQVTHVLNYDFPLYAADYLHRIGRIGRLGSTRSCKATNFISGPEEVRLVQQIELAVRKDQPLTNVDGNITNIVQKKIQKGMRQVV